One segment of Metallosphaera cuprina Ar-4 DNA contains the following:
- a CDS encoding cryptochrome/photolyase family protein, with amino-acid sequence MICLFLFRRDLRLEDNTCLIKALRECDEVVPLFIIDPRQVEDNPYKSPFAIGFMIDSLLELDQDLKTMGSRLHLLKGFPEEIIPKINADAVYMNEDYTPFSRQRDERIKEKVKGKLVTCEDLLLTKKRFFLKEGKPYSVFTRFYVDVKDKPVRRPEVNNLKNYGEMKDITDVKLLENLHFQRSSFKGGRRAALDTLNRAQTIDYSLRNFPGLPGTTRLSPYLKFGVLSPREVYYSVNEEIRRQLYWRDFFTLLAYYNPYVFGHAYKREYDCVPWVNDTNLFSAWTQGKTGYPIVDAGMRELNNTGFMHNRTRMITAFFLVKVLHVDWRWGEKYFATKLVDYDPSVNNGNWQWVASTGVDRMFRIFNPWLQQKKFDPEAVYIKEWVPELRDLSPADIHNVYALKVDGYPKPIVNYLEEVRKAREYYEKSRSTCN; translated from the coding sequence GTGATTTGCTTATTCCTATTTAGGAGGGACCTTAGACTTGAGGACAACACCTGTTTAATTAAGGCCTTAAGAGAGTGCGATGAGGTTGTACCGTTATTCATTATAGATCCTAGACAGGTTGAAGATAACCCTTACAAGTCCCCTTTCGCAATAGGATTCATGATAGACTCTCTCCTTGAGTTGGATCAGGATCTTAAAACTATGGGCTCTAGGCTCCATTTACTAAAGGGATTTCCCGAGGAGATAATACCTAAGATTAACGCTGATGCGGTTTACATGAATGAGGATTACACTCCTTTCAGTAGGCAAAGAGATGAGAGGATCAAGGAGAAAGTTAAAGGGAAGCTCGTAACGTGTGAAGATCTGCTCCTAACGAAGAAGAGATTCTTTTTAAAAGAAGGGAAACCTTACTCCGTCTTCACAAGATTTTACGTCGACGTGAAAGATAAACCTGTCAGGCGGCCCGAAGTAAACAACCTCAAAAACTATGGGGAGATGAAAGATATTACTGACGTTAAACTCTTAGAGAACCTACATTTTCAGAGGTCTAGCTTTAAGGGTGGTAGAAGAGCGGCTTTGGACACATTAAATAGAGCGCAAACGATAGACTACTCATTGAGGAACTTTCCTGGTTTGCCAGGAACTACAAGACTTTCTCCTTACCTTAAGTTCGGTGTTTTGTCACCTAGAGAGGTTTACTATTCAGTGAACGAGGAGATAAGGAGACAGCTTTACTGGAGAGACTTCTTTACGCTTTTGGCGTATTACAATCCATACGTTTTTGGTCACGCGTATAAAAGAGAGTACGACTGCGTACCATGGGTTAACGATACTAACCTGTTTAGTGCGTGGACCCAAGGCAAAACAGGATATCCCATAGTTGACGCAGGTATGAGGGAGTTAAATAACACAGGTTTCATGCATAATAGAACTCGAATGATTACCGCGTTCTTCCTGGTTAAGGTGCTTCATGTTGACTGGCGATGGGGAGAAAAGTACTTTGCCACAAAGTTAGTCGATTACGATCCGTCAGTGAATAACGGGAACTGGCAATGGGTGGCCTCTACAGGTGTTGATAGGATGTTTAGAATTTTTAATCCCTGGCTTCAACAGAAGAAGTTTGACCCTGAGGCAGTCTACATTAAGGAATGGGTACCTGAACTGAGAGATCTGTCTCCAGCTGACATTCACAACGTTTACGCATTAAAGGTGGACGGATATCCCAAGCCTATCGTGAATTATCTAGAAGAGGTTAGAAAGGCGAGGGAATATTATGAAAAGTCTAGATCAACTTGTAACTAA